One genomic window of Meles meles chromosome 3, mMelMel3.1 paternal haplotype, whole genome shotgun sequence includes the following:
- the RNF14 gene encoding E3 ubiquitin-protein ligase RNF14 isoform X1: MSSEDREAQEDELLALASIYDGDEFRKAESVQGGETRIYLDLPQNFKIFVSGNSNECLQNGGFEYTICFLPPLVLNFELPPDYPSSSPPSFTLSGKWLSPTQLSALCKHLDNLWEEHRGSVVLFAWMQFLKEETLAYLNIVSPFELKMGSQKKVQRRTAQASPSMELEFGGAAGSDAEQEEAVDERAVQDVESLSSLIQEILDFDQAQQIKCFNSKLFLCNICFCEKLGSECMYFLECRHVYCKACLKDYFEIQIRDGQVQCLNCPEPKCPSVATPGQVKELVETELFARYDRLLLQSTLDLMADVVYCPRPCCQLPVMQEPGCTMGICSSCNFAFCTLCRLTYHGVSPCKVTAEKLMDLRNEYLQADEANKRFLEQRYGKRVIQKALEEMESKEWLEKNSKSCPCCGTPIEKLDGCNKMTCTGCMQYFCWICMGSLSRANPYKHFTDPASPCFNRLFHAVDVNGDIWEDEIED, encoded by the exons ATGTCGTCAGAAGATCGAGAAGCTCAGGAGGATGAATTGCTGGCCCTGGCGAGTATTTATGATGGAGATGAATTTAGAAAAGCAGAGTCTGTCCAAGGTGGAGAAACCAGGATCTATTTGGACTTGCCACAAAATTTCAAGATATTTGTGAGCG GCAATTCAAATGAGTGTCTCCAGAATGGTGGCTTTGAATACACCATTTGCTTTCTGCCTCCACTTGTGCTGAACTTTGAACTGCCACCAGATTAtccatcctcctccccaccttcATTCACACTTAGTGGCAAATGGCTGTCACCAACTCAG ctctctgctctctgcaagCACTTAGACAACCTGTGGGAAGAACACCGTGGCAGCGTGGTCCTGTTTGCTTGGATGCAGTTTCTTAAGGAAGAGACGCTAGCATACTTGAATATTGTCTCTCCTTTTGAGCTCAAGATGGGTTCTCAGAAAAAGGTGCAGAGAAGGACGGCTCAGGCCTCTCCCAGCATGGAGCTAGAGTTTGGAGGAGCTGCTGGATCAGATGCAGAGCAAGAGGAGGCTGTGGATGAGAGAGCCGTGCAGGATGTGGAATCCTTGTCAAGTCTCATCCAGGAAATCTTGGACTTTGATCAAGCTCAGCAGATAAAATGCTTTAACAGTAAATTGTTCCTGTGCAATATCTGTTTCTGTGAGAAGCTGGGGAGTGAATGCATGTACTTCTTGGAATGTAGGCATGTGTACTGCAAAGCCTGTCTAAAGGACTACTTTGAAATTCAGATCAGAGATGGCCAAGTTCAGTGCCTCAACTGCCCAGAACCCAAGTGCCCTTCCGTGGCTACTCCTGGTCAG GTCAAAGAGCTGGTGGAAACAGAGTTATTTGCCCGTTACGACCGTCTTCTCCTCCAGTCCACCTTGGACCTGATGGCGGATGTGGTGTACTGCCCCCGCCCATGCTGCCAGCTGCCTGTGATGCAGGAGCCTGGCTGCACCATGGGCATCTGCTCCAGTTGCAATTTTGCCTTCTGTACCTTGTGCAGATTGACTTACCACGGGGTCTCTCCATGTAAGGTGACTGCAG AGAAATTAATGGACTTGCGAAATGAGTACCTGCAAGCAGATGAGGCCAATAAAAGATTTTTGGAACAGAGGTATGGTAAGAGGGTGATTCAGAAGGCTCTGGAAGAGATGGAAAGTAAGGAATGGCTAGAAAAGAACTCAAAGAGCTGCCCGTGCTGTGGGACTCCCATAGAG AAACTAGATGGATGTAACAAGATGACATGTACTGGCTGTATGCAGTATTTCTGCTGGATTTGCATGGGTTCTCTCTCTAGAGCAAACCCTTATAAACATTTCACTGATCCTGCCTCCC
- the RNF14 gene encoding E3 ubiquitin-protein ligase RNF14 isoform X2: MQFLKEETLAYLNIVSPFELKMGSQKKVQRRTAQASPSMELEFGGAAGSDAEQEEAVDERAVQDVESLSSLIQEILDFDQAQQIKCFNSKLFLCNICFCEKLGSECMYFLECRHVYCKACLKDYFEIQIRDGQVQCLNCPEPKCPSVATPGQVKELVETELFARYDRLLLQSTLDLMADVVYCPRPCCQLPVMQEPGCTMGICSSCNFAFCTLCRLTYHGVSPCKVTAEKLMDLRNEYLQADEANKRFLEQRYGKRVIQKALEEMESKEWLEKNSKSCPCCGTPIEKLDGCNKMTCTGCMQYFCWICMGSLSRANPYKHFTDPASPCFNRLFHAVDVNGDIWEDEIED; the protein is encoded by the exons ATGCAGTTTCTTAAGGAAGAGACGCTAGCATACTTGAATATTGTCTCTCCTTTTGAGCTCAAGATGGGTTCTCAGAAAAAGGTGCAGAGAAGGACGGCTCAGGCCTCTCCCAGCATGGAGCTAGAGTTTGGAGGAGCTGCTGGATCAGATGCAGAGCAAGAGGAGGCTGTGGATGAGAGAGCCGTGCAGGATGTGGAATCCTTGTCAAGTCTCATCCAGGAAATCTTGGACTTTGATCAAGCTCAGCAGATAAAATGCTTTAACAGTAAATTGTTCCTGTGCAATATCTGTTTCTGTGAGAAGCTGGGGAGTGAATGCATGTACTTCTTGGAATGTAGGCATGTGTACTGCAAAGCCTGTCTAAAGGACTACTTTGAAATTCAGATCAGAGATGGCCAAGTTCAGTGCCTCAACTGCCCAGAACCCAAGTGCCCTTCCGTGGCTACTCCTGGTCAG GTCAAAGAGCTGGTGGAAACAGAGTTATTTGCCCGTTACGACCGTCTTCTCCTCCAGTCCACCTTGGACCTGATGGCGGATGTGGTGTACTGCCCCCGCCCATGCTGCCAGCTGCCTGTGATGCAGGAGCCTGGCTGCACCATGGGCATCTGCTCCAGTTGCAATTTTGCCTTCTGTACCTTGTGCAGATTGACTTACCACGGGGTCTCTCCATGTAAGGTGACTGCAG AGAAATTAATGGACTTGCGAAATGAGTACCTGCAAGCAGATGAGGCCAATAAAAGATTTTTGGAACAGAGGTATGGTAAGAGGGTGATTCAGAAGGCTCTGGAAGAGATGGAAAGTAAGGAATGGCTAGAAAAGAACTCAAAGAGCTGCCCGTGCTGTGGGACTCCCATAGAG AAACTAGATGGATGTAACAAGATGACATGTACTGGCTGTATGCAGTATTTCTGCTGGATTTGCATGGGTTCTCTCTCTAGAGCAAACCCTTATAAACATTTCACTGATCCTGCCTCCC